The nucleotide window TGACCACGCTGACCAAGCGCATGGCCGAAGACCTGACGGAATACTGTTGCAGTATGGGGGTGCGCGCGCGCTACCTGCACTCCGACATTGATACCCTTGAGCGCATGCAGATCATCCGTGCGCTGCGTATGGGCGAGTTTGACGTGCTGGTGGGTATTAACCTGCTGCGTGAAGGTCTTGATATTCCAGAAGTCTCTCTTGTGTGCATTCTGGATGCCGACAAGGAAGGTTTTTTGCGTTCAGTGGGGTCGCTTATCCAGACCTTTGGACGTGCTGCCCGAAATGCGCAGGGCCGGGTCATACTGTATGCCGACAAAATGACGGATTCGATGAAGGCGGCTATGGACGAAACCGCCCGCCGCCGCGCCAAGCAGACCGCGCACAACGAAGAGCACGGCATCACGCCGACCAGCACGCGGAAAAGCCTTGAGTCTCCGCTGGATAGTTTGTATGTGGAAGATGGCTCGTCACGCGGGCGTGGTAAAGGCCGTGGCAAGGGCAAGGGACAGGAACCGGACGCCATTCCCCTTACCGCCGAAGATACGGCTCTGCTGGTGGCGAAGCTCGAAAAAGAAATGCGCCAGGCTGCCCGTGATCTGGAGTTTGAGCAGGCCGCCCAGTTGCGCGACCGCATACGGGTGCTGCGGGCACGGCTGATCGCCTTGCCTGACTAGAGCAGATTAACGTTGAAATGTAATACATTTCAACGTTGTCATTCTGCCGAAAAATACGATTTTCGGCAGAATCCACGCCGCGTTGCGGCGCGCTGCACGCTTGTGCAGCGTTAGAGCATTTTACCTTTGAAAAAGTTTAAATGCTCTAACTGGTGCAACGGTGGCCTTGGCTTGCCGGGCACTGCCTCTGATCGTGCAACAATTTGGGAACGCGGCAGCACAGCCGTGCTTGCATGGCGCAGTTGTTTTCAGGCAAGCATGGTAAAATTAAAATGCCCTGACGGCAGGGGCAAAAGTTTTCTCGCAAAATGGGCTTGCCAACAGCCTCATAAGGTTTTTCATGTCACAGCAAAATAAAAATCAGGGAGGGCAGGCCCAGTTCAGCCTTTTTTCCGCTGGCCCTTCCGGCCCGTCGGCCAAAGACCGCCAGCGTGTGCAGCAGCTCACGGCAGAGCTTGAGCACCATAATTACCTCTATCATACCCTGGACAAGCCCGAGATCAGCGACGACCAGTTTGACGCCCTGTTCCACGAACTGCAGGCTTTGGAAGACCGTTGGCCGGAACTGCGCTCGGCCCATTCGCCCACGCTGCGTGTGGGCGGCAAGCTGATCGACGGACTGGCCAAGAAGGCGCACAGCCTTCAGATGTATGGCCTGGACAACGTCTTTTCGGCAGAGCAGTGGCAGGATTTTGCCGACCGTATACGCCGTGCCTGGGATGCGGATCTCAACGGCCCCCTACCGGAAGGCTTTTGGTGTGATCCCAAGCTGGACGGGCTGGCTCTGGAAATCGTCTACGTTGACGGCACAATGCAGGAAGCCCTTACGCGGGGCGACGGCGAAGTTGGCGAAGTTGTCACCGAGGCGGTGCGTACTATCCGCACCGTGCCTTTGCGCCTTGCCGGGCCTGGGCCTTTTCCCGCCCGGCTGGAGGTGCGCGGCGAGGTTGTCATGTACAAAAAGGACTTTGCCGCCCTTAATGAAAAACAGGAAGCGCTGGGGCTGAAAACCTTTGCCAACCCGCGCAATGCAGCAGCCGGAACCCTGCGGCAGCTTGATATATCCATTACGGCTTCACGCCCTCTGCGCTTTCTGGCTTACAGTCTTGGCGAGGCGCAATGGCCGCCAGCCCCCGTCTGCAAGCTGCAATCAGAGGTTATGGCGCGGTTGAAGGAATACGGCTTTCTTACGCCGCCTGACGGCAAGCTGTGCAACAGTGTGCAGGCTGTGGAAGACTATGCCCAGTGGGTCAGGGAGCATCGGCCCCAGTTTCGTATGGAAATTGACGGGGCCGTCGCCAAACTGGACAATCTTGAAGCCCAGCAGGCGCTCGGTTTCACGGCGCGTGCTCCCCGGTTTGCCGTGGCCTTCAAGTTTCCTGCCGAGCAGGCGCAAACCCTGTTGCAGGGTATTGAAATCCAGGTGGGGCGCACTGGCGTGCTGACTCCTGTGGCAGTGCTTGAGCCCATTGCCGTTGGTGGCGTTATGGTCTCCCGGGCGACGCTGCACAATGAAGACGAGATTCGCAACCGTGATGTGCGCGTGGGCGATACTGTCATGGTGCGCCGCGCTGGCGATGTTATTCCTGAAGTGGTGGGGCCAGTGCTGGACAAGCGCCCGGCTGATGCCGAGGAATACATTTTTCCGCATAATTGTCCGGTGTGCCATCAGCCTGCCTACCGCGAAGAAGGTGAAGCTGCATGGCGCTGCGAAAATATGGCCTGTCCCGCCATTCGGTTACGGGCCATCAGCCATTTTGTTTCCAAGGCCGGGCTTGATATTTCCGGCGTGGGCCAGAAATGGATAGAGCAATTGGTCAACAGCGGGCGTGTGCAGTCTCCGGTGGATCTTTTCACCCTGACGATTGAGGAATTGCTGGGTTTTGAGCGCATGGGCGAAGTGCTGGCGCAAAAATTTGTGGACGCGCTTGACGGGGCCAAACATACAGCCACCTTGCCGCGCCTGATCAGTGCGCTGGGTATCCGTCATGTGGGGGAGCAGACCGCACGCACGCTGGCCGCGCATTTTCATAATCTGGATGAACTTGAAAAGGCCGATGGCGAAACCTTGCAAAGCCTGCCTGATGTGGGGCCGGAGGTGGCGTCATCCATACGCAATTTCTTTGACAGCCCGGCCAACAGAGAGCAGCTTGATCGCTTCAAGGGCCTTGGCCTGTGGCCGCAGGGCGGCAAGGGTGCGTTGGCTGGAGCGAATGGAGAAGCCGCACAGGGCGAAGGCGCTGTTCCTTCAGGCCCCTTATCCGGCAAAACCATTCTTTTTACCGGAACCCTGAGCATGGCGCGCGGTCAGGCCGAAAAGCTGGCAGAGGCTGCCGGGGCTACGCCCCTTGGCGGTGTGAGCAAAAAGCTCAACTACCTCGTGGCTGGCGAAAAAGCGGGCAGCAAGCTTGAAAAGGCGCAAAAATTGGGCGTAACCGTGCTCGATGAAACAGAATTTATGAGCATGTTGCACGAGGCCGGAGTGGCCTCGGAATAATTTGAATGCAAAGTGAGTGAAGTATGAGTACAGCCATTGTCGTAGTAGGCGCTAATGGACGCATGGGCAGAACCATCAGCAATCTGGCCGAAACAGAACCGGCTTTCAGCCTTGCGGGCCTTGTGGACAGCAAAGAGCATGTGGAAAAACTGGCCGGATCGTCATGCCCTGTGGGCGACAGTCTGGCGGCAGTGCTGGCCAAGGCTCCTGGCGCAGTGACCATTGATTTCACTGCCCCGGCTGTGAGCTTGCAGTCAGCGCGAACTGTGGCTGAAAGCGGGCATGCTCTTGTTATTGGCACAACGGGCTTTACTGATGCTGAAAAAGACGAACTGCGCGAACTGGCAAAACGCGCGCCTATTTTCTGGGCCTCCAACATGAGCATTGGCGTCAACGTGCTGTGCAAGATTTTGCCGGAACTGACGCGGGCTTTGGGCGACTCCTACGACATTGAAATGGTTGAACTGCACCACAGCCGTAAAAAAGACAGCCCCAGCGGCACGGCCCTGACCTTGGGCGAATGCCTGGCTGATGCGCGCGGTTGGGAACTCAACGACGTGCGTTGTTCTGCCCGCGACGGCATTATTGGCGAAAGGCCCAAGGCGCAAATAGGCATTCAGGCCATACGCGGCGGGGATGTGGTGGGCGTGCATACCGTCTACTTTATGGGTCCCGGCGAGCGCATTGAAGTTACGCACCACGCCCATTCGCGCGAAACCTTTGCGCAGGGCGCATTGCGGGCAGCCTCATGGCTGGCCGGACAAAAGCCGGGTAAACTCTACGGTATGCAGGACATGTTTTAACACTGTCTGATCTTGGTCAACCTGCCGGGAGTGGCGGTAAGTGGCCATATAGCGGCGCGAAGTATATAAATTGCCGCAAATGGCTTATTCGGATTCTCTGGTGTTCGCGATTGTTCAGGCGGAATGCATAGAAAATGCAGAAGATCTTTGCGGCATTGTTTTGTAGCGGCTGCCAACTCCGCAAGAATTAGAATATCTTGACGTTGAAGGACGTTAACTGCTCTGACGCTGTACGGAGATGCAGCGCGCCGCAAGGCGGTGTGAACTCAGGAGAATTGTATTTCTCGACAGAATGACAACTTTGAAGTGCAAGGCATTTTAACGTTAATCTGCTTTAAGGCCCGACAGCGAGACTGCCGGGCCTTAATTTTATTCGGTGACGATTGCTGTTGCCGATCACCGTCTGTTCAGCAAAAGAACTGCGCCAAGAATAAGCCCGCCACCGAGTATCACGCGCACGCCGGGCACATCTCCAAGCACAATCCACGCTGCAAAAATGGCGTACACAGGCTCCAGCGTGATTATCAGAGCCGCTTGCCGTGCCTTGAGCACCACTAGGCTGTCAATAAAGATAACATAGGCCAGGGCAGAGCAGATGAGCCCCAGGCAGGCGATCCACAGCCAGTCAAGCGCCCGTACTTCGGCAAACTGCCACCAGGTGAATGGTAAAAGAAAGGCTGCAGTGACTACATTTTGCCACCATGTGGTCTGCAAGCTGGGAAGATGGCTGGCAAAGCGCCGGTTTGCAATAGTTACCAGGGCGTAGGCAAGGCCGGATATAACCCCGAGCAAAAGGCCCGCCGTGCCGTCGTGCGCAAGGGAAAAGGACGGTGCGGTACACACAAGGCCCACGGTAACCAGGGTCAGACATTGCAGTTCCCTGTTGCTGGGGCGTTCTCTGTATGCAATGGATTCAAAAAGTGTGGTAAAGGCGGGAAAGCAGGCAAAGCCCAAGGTTCCAACCGCCACGCCGCCCACCTGTATGCCCATAAAAAACGTCACATAGTGGGCGGCAAGCAAAACACCAGTCAGTACAAGGCCGACCATGTCGTTGGTTTTCAGTCCACGCCACGGAACCTGCCCTTTTTGCAGACCCAGCAGGGCAAGGGCCGCCACCGCAAAACCAGCTCTGCCACACACCAGTACCGAGGCAGAACATTGGCACAATCTGCCAAAAAGACCGGATACGCCAAAGAGCAGTGTGGCAATATGGGCACGGGCCAGCGCATGCCGCACCGCGCTGGAAGACGGCGTGGTTTCGTTTGTGGCAAGCGTTGCACCTGGCGGGGCGGCCGGGGGCTCCCCAGCCTTTATGGAGGCGGGCATTTTAACCGGGGGGGATGTCATGATATGTCCTTACGGAAGATGTACACAGGCTGCATTTACGCCAGTGCGAGCTGATGCGCAAGCCTGCATCCGGTTATGTGAAATAGAAGAAATGATACTGCTTGAAGAAGAAAAATACCGAACTCTTTGAAAATATTTTTGAAAATAAGTCTAGATTTTATCTTGAAAGTTTGCTTTAACTAGTGTAGCGCATTATAGAAGATGGCGTAACACGATGTCCGGCAACCGTATGAACCGGGCGCAATGCAACAGCACAGTTATTTTTCCGGGGGCATCATGCCGCAGGTCGCAGCACGAATTAATGAAGATCAGGAACGTTGGCTCAAGGATTATTTTCGCACCAAAAGCGCTGGTGCGGAGTTTATCCTGCCTTGGGCGGTAGATACGTTTTTTCGCGCTATTACAAGCATAAAGCATATGTTCAGCGGTCCGGAACTGAAGACGATTGTTGAAGCACATAAAGACATGAAGCTCATGCCCGATCACACGCGGCTGTCCTATCTCATGCTGCGTGTTTCTGACGCTTGTGATGTGGGCGGCATTCACCTGCGCCACGGCGCCAGTAAATCCAGCCTTGAGTCAAAGATCAAAAGCCTGGATGATACGCAGGCTACCGCCCTTATGGTGTGGGCATCCGCTTTTTGGGTCAGCCGTAACTGTTCGGCAGAAAATTTGGATGAATACATCAAGGCGTATTGATCTTTCGGGGTGAAGTCCGTAATTTTCAGGCCGCTTGAGCGGCCTTTTTTATTGGGGTAAATTTGAGTGCCAACCTCTGGCGAGTGGCAGAATTGCTGGTCGTTATCGGCACAGGGACAAATATCCTGAACGGCAATTGAATTTGGGCCGCGCCTGTTGAACGGGAGAGATACAACATGTTGAAGATTCTACGAGCGAAATTACACGGTATTCGGGTGACCCAGTGTGCGCTTGATTATCACGGCTCCATCACCCTTGATCCTGAAGTATGCAAACTGGCGGGCATTATGCCGCTGGAATTCGTGTACATATGGAATAAAAATAGCGGGCAGCGCATTTCCACCTATGTAATTTACGGCGAGGCCGGATCACGCTGCTGCATACTTAACGGCGCAGCGGCCCGCACCTGCCAGATCGGCGACGAGGTTATCATTGGCGCGTTTGAATATGTGGCCGGGCCTCAGGACATCAGTCAGAAGGAGCCTGTGGTGCTTACCTTTGACGCCCACAACAATATTGAAGAACGCTTGCGCTATGTAGTAAAGCAGGACGACGAAGACACGACGTTCAGTATTGTGTCTGATCCGCTATAAAATTGTACCCATGCAGTAAACAAAAAAGCCCGGCAGTGCCGGGCTTTTTTGTTATAGATTTGGAGAAACCATTTTAGCGCGTCTGGAGCAGATTACGTTAAAATACTCTAGCGCTTGGCCACATGATTCTTGTGGCTCAGGTAGTAGCCAATGCCAAGAATCAGGAACCATATGGGGGTAGTGAACATGGCCATGCGCGTGTCTGCCTCAAATGTCAGCAGGACAAGCACTACCGCAAAGAATATCCAGCAAAGCCAGCAGGACAAAACGCCGCCGGGCAGCTTGAACTTTGAAGCTTCATGCCGTTCTGGGTGACGCTTGCGGTAAACCACATACGAGTACAGTATCATGGACCACACGAATATGAAGCAGACCGATGAAATGGTCGTCATGACGGTGAAGGCCGCCATAATGGTGGGCATGATAATGAGCATGGATGCGCCAAGCAGCAGGCAGAGGCAGGAGAACAGCAAACCGTTGGCGGGCACCCGGTGTGAAGAGAGCCGGCCAAAGGCTTTGGGGGCAACGCCCACCAGTGAAAGACCGTACAGCATGCGGCTTGTGGAATAGATGCCACTGTTGGCGGAGGATGCCGCCGAGGTCAGTACGACAAAGTTAACAATACTGGCTGCCGCCGGAATACCCACGGCCACAAACGTGTGCACGAAGGGGCTTGTTTCCGGGTCAATTTCTGTCCACGGCGTAATGCACATGATCGCCACAAGAGCGAACACGTAAAAGAAAACGATACGGAAAGGAATCGTGTTGATCGCCTTGGGCAGGTTGACTTCAGGGTCTTTGGCTTCCGCGGCTGTGGTGCCGATAAGCTCAATGCCCACGAATGCAAACATTGCTATCTGAAAGCCCGCAAAGAAGCCGAAGGCCCCCTTGGGGAACCATCCTCCATACTCCCATAAGTTGGACACTGCTGCTGCATGCCCTGATACCGATGAGGTAAAGCCTGTGGTCACCATTACGGCCCCAGCAAGAATGATAGCCATAATGGCGACAATTTTGATGGAGGCAAACCAGAACTCCATTTCGCCGAACAGGTTCACCGAAACGAGGTTAAGGGCCATAATCAGCAAAACGAATAGAATGGACGGAATCCAGACGGATAGCGACGGGAACCAGAAATGAAAGTACGAGGCAATGGCGATAACGTCCGCCGTGCCTGTGACAATCCAGCAGAACCAATACGTCCAGCCAACAAAAAATCCCGCCCAGGGGCCGACGATATCTTCGGCCATGTCGGTAAAGGATTTGTATTTCAGGTTAGAGAGAAGCAGTTCGCCCATGGCACGCATAACCAGGTACAGGAATGCCCCGATGATGGCATAAACGAAAATGATGGAGGGACCGGCCAGGCTGATGGTTTTGCCAGATCCCATGAACAAACCCGTACCAATGGCGCCGCCAATGGCTATGAGCTGAATGTGCCTTTGACTTAATCCACGCTTAAGAGTGTGTGATTCTTCCTGGCCCACGGGGGGTGTGGGGGTTTCGCTCATGATACGTCTCCCTGTTTTGGTGTTAATGCACCGGGCTCTAATGCGTAAGGCAAGCTGTTGTCACAGGCAGAAACCTGTATGATCAGGCAAAGGCTTCTGCACTACTTTCCAACGTCTCCTCCTTTAATCTGGCGTGTTATGTCTGGCGTAGACTCTTTCAGTACAGGCAACGCTACGCACACCAAAGGACAAAGGCACTCCGCAGGCCGCGTTGCGTAACGCAAGGCGGCCTGGAAGCCTGATGCAGGCAAAGGAAGTAATAAAGATCTTTAGCGCATGTTCCACCAGTGAGGAGAAAATGCGCTTCAAGCGGCAGCACCCAAGGCGATAAAGCCAGCGGCTGAAGAGGGCAGGACAAGAAGGCAGGGGAAGCCAGGAGTTATCGATATAACTGGCCGCCCGCAGAACCAGCGGGCGCGATCCGACTTGTGGTCAGTGATGGGTATTGTAACTCAGAAGGGCCGCACACCAGGGCGGAGCCAATGAATAAAACAACGCCATGACAAGTCTTCTCGCTCATGAGGTTCAACTTCTGTCATTAGCGTATGCCAACTTCAGAGTGCGTCCGACCGTGATCCTTTTGCCTGAGAGTTTCGATTGCTCTTGCCCCTTCGGCGTGCTGTCTAGCAGCAAGCTCTCGCACGGTCGTCATTCGCGGTGAGTAAATGCCTTTTAAAACATTTTACCTTTAAAAGAAATTTAAACAGCCATTTGGATCATGTCAAATAGTTTTTTTGATTGCTAATGGTTATAGATAAACTTTTAACGCGTTGTAAGATATTGCGCCAATGCAATGCTGCAATTGGTAGTGTGCGCCAAATAGTATGGGCGCTGGCATCAAAATAAAAGAAAAAGCCGGGCAGCGTGAGCCACCCGGCCAGATTTGGCGAAAATTGCAGTTTTTTTACTCGGTATACAGTGTCAGATAAAGATCACCCTGCCAAGGGCCAACACGTTTGCCCAGACCGCGAAGGCGTATGGGCTTGCCCACGGTAAAGTCGGGCGGCAGGGTTATTTCAACTGTTTTGAGTTCAGCTTGCAGGCCTTGGCGAATCTGAAGGCGCACCCGGCAACCCGGCAGCAGGTTGGTAGCAGGCATGGTGAGGCTTTGCTCCTCATCAATCTGGCGGCGCAGCCAATCCTTGACCATGCCAGTGACGTTGCGCGTCATATCTGAAGACCATTTGGAGGTGCCCCAGGCCAGGTTGTCCTTGTGCAGGGTAGTGTTTTTCTTTTCCTTTGGCGGCGGCTTGGGCTTTGCGCGGCTTTGGGGGGCAGACTCCGCCGTTTGCGGGCGGGGTTCCTGTTGTTGCGGCTTTTCTGCCTGCTGCTTGTTCAGTTCACTATAAATATCTTCAAATACCCGGCGGGCAAAGGGGTCATTGAGCAGATCGCGCAGAACGTCCTGTTCGGCATAGGCAGCACCCGCCGCATCGGCACGGGCGCCCGCTTTGGCCTCGGCCTGCGCGCCGGCAGTGGCTTCGCCTTGAGCTGCCTGGGTTTTTTCTGACCTTGTGCCTGCCGCAGCGCCAGCCTTTTTTCCTGCTTCTTCGCGCTGCGTTTCTTTTGCAGTGTCGTCGCTGGTAGGCTGTTGCTGCGACGTGCTCTCGGCCTGCTGTTCAGGCCGGGCGTTTTCAGCGTTTTTCGCGCCCTTTTCGTCTTTGCTTTCTTTTTTTGCCTTGTGAGCACCCTGTCGGGCGTCAGCCCTTTTTTTGATTTCATCCTCATGCTTGAGGATGCCAGTAAGGGCGACATATGCCTCGTTGAGCAGCTGAAACTCGCGGCTGGCTTCAGCGTTGCCGGGGTTCAGGTCCGGGTGCAGTTCAAAGGCGAGCTTGCGGTAAGCCCTTTTGACAGCAGCAAGGTCTGCATCTTTTTCCAGCTTGAGAACACTATAGCATTCTCTGAGCGATATCTGGCGGGTACGGCGTCGCATGATTTATTTGAGAATCAGGGCGTTGGCTTCGCAGCTGCTGTCTTTGGCCAGCAGCCCCTTTTGGCGCAGGTAGCTGCGGCCTGCCTGGGCAAAATCTGCATGCCGGGCTTCAAGGTTTATGCCGGGGCAGAATTCTTTGGCCATAGCCAGGCTTGCGGGATCTTCAATATTTCCGCGAAAAAATGGCCAGGCCCGGCATATGGCAGGTTTGCCTTCGTGTACGCCGCAGCCTTGTCCCTGTTTGAAAAAAACGCAATACCCGTCATCACCGCTGCGGATTTTCAGTTTGTCACCCACATGGTAGCAGTAGAGCTCAACGACTGTTTCCGGGGCATGGCCCAGATGCGCGGCCAGCCGCGTGAGGTCGGTGGGGCTGACCACAATTCCGCCGCTGCCTTCGCAGCAATGACCGCACATGCGGCAGTTAAAAACCTTATCTGATGCAGCAGGCATGAGCTTATCCTTGAGTCTTGGCAGCGTTGGGCAGTAAATGGGCGTGATCGACCATAATACAGGCGTCTTCAATCACAGTGATGCCTGTGGGAAACAACAGAACGCGGGCTTCGGGCGACTGGATGCCCAGTTGCATCCAGAAGATCGTGGGCTTCCACGGCAAAGCCAGCACTTCGCGGGCGTGGTCCGGGCAGTATTGAGGTGCGCGGAAAAGATTCACAATATCAACAGGACAGGGCAGGGACGCCAGATCAGGATAGGCCGTGAGTCCCCAGACGGTCTTGCGCACCGGGTGTACGGGGTAAATTTCGTAGCCCACGTCCATCAGATAGCGGCCCACGCGGTCCACGGCCTGGCCGGGTTTGTCCTTGGCTCCCACTATGGCAATGCGGCGCGCTTGCTCAAGCTGACTGCGCAATTCTTTGTGATCCTGCATTATGATCCTCAAAAAATAATGATGGCAGACCGTTCGGAGCTGCCGCCCCAAAAGGGGTCCACTATGGTAGACGGCTACGGAAAAATGCGCAAGCTTTCCTGATAAAGTGGGGTGGTTTTTAGAGCATTTTAACTTTGAAAAAATCTCAATGCTCTAATGTTGCACGAGAGTGCAGCGCGTCATAATGCAGCGCGGACTCTGCTGAAAATGCATTTTCCGGCAGAATGACAACTTTGAAATACTTCACATTTCAAAGTTAATCCGCTCTGGAATCTCTTCACTTTACAACTGCACGGGCAACAGTTGCTCTGACACCAGTATGGGCAGACGCCCACTGTGAATGAGGCGCACTTCAGGCAAGCCCAGCGGTCAACGGCAGCGCAAGAACAGCGCAGTAATTCTTTGCGCCAGTAAACGCCACGGCGGGCCAGTCCTGAGCGTTGAGATGTATATCTCAAATATAATCAGCTCTAGGTTGCTGGCTGAAGATGTTCCTTGTCGCCTTCCTTGCCCTTTGTGGAAGCCCGTACAGGACCGGAAAAGAGCGGAGTTACGGCGATAAGTTTGTCGGTTTTGCCAAAAAGATAGACAATGTCACCATTTTCAAAGACTGCATCCGGCCCAGGCGAGGCCTGGGTGATGCCCTCTCGCAGGATGGCGATAACCGTCACGGCGTGCTTTCGGCGCAACTCGCTCTGGGTAAGGCTTTGTCCACACAGAGGCGAAGCTGCCCCCAGGCGCACGGCCTGCACGCCCATATCCGGCAGGCGGTTTATTGTGCTGTCCAGCGTATCCGCAGGGGAACTCATGCGGCGGATCATGCGGTAATTTTCCTGCCTGATGCGGGCCGCAAACGTATCGATATCCTGCCGGGGCACAAGGTACTGGCTAAGAACTCTGGTGAAAATTTCGATGGAAGTTTCAAATTCTTCGGCAATAACTTCGTCTGCCCCCAACTGGCGCAGGGCCGCCACTTCGGACACAAAGCGCGTGCGTGCGATAATGTGCAGGTTGGGGTTGAAGCGGCGGGCTTCAATGGTAATGGCCCGAACAGCCGAAGGGTCGGAAATGACGATCACCAGCACGCGGGCCTTGGTAACGCCAAGGTGCTCCAGCACCACAGGCTGCGAAGCGTCGCCGTGGGCAATGGGTTCTTTATGGCGGTAGCGGCTGACAGTTTCGGGATTCATTTCCAGAATGGTGTAGTCAATGCCCGATTCCTTGGCCACATGGGCCAGATGCTTGCCGCTGATGCCGAATCCTACGATGATAAGATGGTCTTTCAGATGGCTTTCACCTTCGTCAGACTCGGTGTCAGACTGCTCTGGCGCGCCGCACTGCCCGGCCAGCTTGCATGCCAGACGCGGGGCAATAGCGATAAGGCCTGGGGTAATCATCATTGTCAGAACGCTTACGTCCAGAAAGTTCTGGTAGGCTTCCATGTCGAAAAGCCCGGCGGCCAGACCGGATGCCGCCAGAACAAATCCGAATTCGCCCACCTGCGCCAGTGAAAGAGAAGTGATGATGGCGGCGCGCAGGGGATAGCCCTGTACCAGCACGGCAGGCAGGGTGAGCAGGCTTTTGACCACAATGAATAAGGCCGTGAGCCCGATGATGGAAAAAAAGTGCTGACCGAAAAACTCCACATTGAGCATCATGCCGACAGAAATGAAAAAGAGGCTCATGAAAACGTCACGGTAGGGCAAAATGC belongs to Desulfovibrio intestinalis and includes:
- a CDS encoding CoA-binding protein, with amino-acid sequence MQDHKELRSQLEQARRIAIVGAKDKPGQAVDRVGRYLMDVGYEIYPVHPVRKTVWGLTAYPDLASLPCPVDIVNLFRAPQYCPDHAREVLALPWKPTIFWMQLGIQSPEARVLLFPTGITVIEDACIMVDHAHLLPNAAKTQG
- a CDS encoding J domain-containing protein gives rise to the protein MRRRTRQISLRECYSVLKLEKDADLAAVKRAYRKLAFELHPDLNPGNAEASREFQLLNEAYVALTGILKHEDEIKKRADARQGAHKAKKESKDEKGAKNAENARPEQQAESTSQQQPTSDDTAKETQREEAGKKAGAAAGTRSEKTQAAQGEATAGAQAEAKAGARADAAGAAYAEQDVLRDLLNDPFARRVFEDIYSELNKQQAEKPQQQEPRPQTAESAPQSRAKPKPPPKEKKNTTLHKDNLAWGTSKWSSDMTRNVTGMVKDWLRRQIDEEQSLTMPATNLLPGCRVRLQIRQGLQAELKTVEITLPPDFTVGKPIRLRGLGKRVGPWQGDLYLTLYTE
- the ligA gene encoding NAD-dependent DNA ligase LigA; protein product: MSQQNKNQGGQAQFSLFSAGPSGPSAKDRQRVQQLTAELEHHNYLYHTLDKPEISDDQFDALFHELQALEDRWPELRSAHSPTLRVGGKLIDGLAKKAHSLQMYGLDNVFSAEQWQDFADRIRRAWDADLNGPLPEGFWCDPKLDGLALEIVYVDGTMQEALTRGDGEVGEVVTEAVRTIRTVPLRLAGPGPFPARLEVRGEVVMYKKDFAALNEKQEALGLKTFANPRNAAAGTLRQLDISITASRPLRFLAYSLGEAQWPPAPVCKLQSEVMARLKEYGFLTPPDGKLCNSVQAVEDYAQWVREHRPQFRMEIDGAVAKLDNLEAQQALGFTARAPRFAVAFKFPAEQAQTLLQGIEIQVGRTGVLTPVAVLEPIAVGGVMVSRATLHNEDEIRNRDVRVGDTVMVRRAGDVIPEVVGPVLDKRPADAEEYIFPHNCPVCHQPAYREEGEAAWRCENMACPAIRLRAISHFVSKAGLDISGVGQKWIEQLVNSGRVQSPVDLFTLTIEELLGFERMGEVLAQKFVDALDGAKHTATLPRLISALGIRHVGEQTARTLAAHFHNLDELEKADGETLQSLPDVGPEVASSIRNFFDSPANREQLDRFKGLGLWPQGGKGALAGANGEAAQGEGAVPSGPLSGKTILFTGTLSMARGQAEKLAEAAGATPLGGVSKKLNYLVAGEKAGSKLEKAQKLGVTVLDETEFMSMLHEAGVASE
- the cycA gene encoding D-serine/D-alanine/glycine transporter, which encodes MSETPTPPVGQEESHTLKRGLSQRHIQLIAIGGAIGTGLFMGSGKTISLAGPSIIFVYAIIGAFLYLVMRAMGELLLSNLKYKSFTDMAEDIVGPWAGFFVGWTYWFCWIVTGTADVIAIASYFHFWFPSLSVWIPSILFVLLIMALNLVSVNLFGEMEFWFASIKIVAIMAIILAGAVMVTTGFTSSVSGHAAAVSNLWEYGGWFPKGAFGFFAGFQIAMFAFVGIELIGTTAAEAKDPEVNLPKAINTIPFRIVFFYVFALVAIMCITPWTEIDPETSPFVHTFVAVGIPAAASIVNFVVLTSAASSANSGIYSTSRMLYGLSLVGVAPKAFGRLSSHRVPANGLLFSCLCLLLGASMLIIMPTIMAAFTVMTTISSVCFIFVWSMILYSYVVYRKRHPERHEASKFKLPGGVLSCWLCWIFFAVVLVLLTFEADTRMAMFTTPIWFLILGIGYYLSHKNHVAKR
- the dapB gene encoding 4-hydroxy-tetrahydrodipicolinate reductase, which translates into the protein MSTAIVVVGANGRMGRTISNLAETEPAFSLAGLVDSKEHVEKLAGSSCPVGDSLAAVLAKAPGAVTIDFTAPAVSLQSARTVAESGHALVIGTTGFTDAEKDELRELAKRAPIFWASNMSIGVNVLCKILPELTRALGDSYDIEMVELHHSRKKDSPSGTALTLGECLADARGWELNDVRCSARDGIIGERPKAQIGIQAIRGGDVVGVHTVYFMGPGERIEVTHHAHSRETFAQGALRAASWLAGQKPGKLYGMQDMF
- the panD gene encoding aspartate 1-decarboxylase, with the translated sequence MLKILRAKLHGIRVTQCALDYHGSITLDPEVCKLAGIMPLEFVYIWNKNSGQRISTYVIYGEAGSRCCILNGAAARTCQIGDEVIIGAFEYVAGPQDISQKEPVVLTFDAHNNIEERLRYVVKQDDEDTTFSIVSDPL
- a CDS encoding DMT family transporter, with translation MTSPPVKMPASIKAGEPPAAPPGATLATNETTPSSSAVRHALARAHIATLLFGVSGLFGRLCQCSASVLVCGRAGFAVAALALLGLQKGQVPWRGLKTNDMVGLVLTGVLLAAHYVTFFMGIQVGGVAVGTLGFACFPAFTTLFESIAYRERPSNRELQCLTLVTVGLVCTAPSFSLAHDGTAGLLLGVISGLAYALVTIANRRFASHLPSLQTTWWQNVVTAAFLLPFTWWQFAEVRALDWLWIACLGLICSALAYVIFIDSLVVLKARQAALIITLEPVYAIFAAWIVLGDVPGVRVILGGGLILGAVLLLNRR
- a CDS encoding YkgJ family cysteine cluster protein, with translation MPAASDKVFNCRMCGHCCEGSGGIVVSPTDLTRLAAHLGHAPETVVELYCYHVGDKLKIRSGDDGYCVFFKQGQGCGVHEGKPAICRAWPFFRGNIEDPASLAMAKEFCPGINLEARHADFAQAGRSYLRQKGLLAKDSSCEANALILK